One window from the genome of Natrialba magadii ATCC 43099 encodes:
- a CDS encoding methylated-DNA--[protein]-cysteine S-methyltransferase has translation MNVALLDTELEFDESVVAESPAEIRDQVQEYERGDRRTFDLDVTYLDGLTGDVMAAMVAIPYGETRTYGDLAADLDTSPVAVGQACGRNPAPIVVPCHRVVGSDGALTGYSAADGVVTKRRLLEFEARESGRAVQTELPVEFE, from the coding sequence ATGAACGTAGCACTACTCGACACCGAACTCGAGTTCGACGAGTCCGTCGTCGCCGAATCGCCCGCAGAGATCCGCGACCAGGTCCAAGAGTACGAGCGCGGCGACCGGCGCACGTTCGACCTCGACGTGACGTATCTCGACGGACTCACCGGCGACGTGATGGCCGCGATGGTGGCGATTCCCTACGGCGAGACGCGGACGTACGGCGATCTCGCAGCCGATCTCGACACGAGTCCCGTCGCCGTCGGGCAGGCCTGTGGCCGCAACCCCGCCCCGATTGTCGTCCCCTGCCACCGTGTCGTCGGTAGCGACGGCGCGCTCACCGGCTACTCGGCGGCCGATGGTGTTGTGACGAAACGGCGGCTACTCGAGTTCGAGGCGCGCGAGAGTGGGCGGGCGGTGCAGACTGAACTGCCGGTCGAGTTCGAGTGA
- a CDS encoding VOC family protein, translated as MDAVDHINIDVDDLTPCYEFYRDELGLEVRRPPSDFTGDHAMFQVGDTVVTLAETGRADGWGERGLDHPLDKAHIAFETDREEYERIMGKLGTQFPKQGPYDWDEFEGFYFLDPDGNLLEVITDESPAGERERPLLTHDDVE; from the coding sequence ATGGATGCAGTCGACCACATCAACATCGACGTCGACGATCTCACCCCCTGTTACGAGTTCTACCGTGACGAACTCGGACTCGAGGTTCGCCGCCCGCCCTCGGACTTCACAGGCGACCACGCCATGTTCCAGGTCGGTGACACCGTCGTCACGCTGGCCGAAACCGGCCGCGCCGACGGCTGGGGCGAGCGCGGACTGGACCACCCGCTCGACAAGGCACACATTGCCTTCGAGACCGACCGCGAGGAGTACGAGCGGATAATGGGTAAACTCGGCACGCAGTTCCCGAAGCAGGGTCCCTACGACTGGGACGAGTTCGAGGGGTTCTACTTCCTCGATCCGGACGGGAACTTACTCGAGGTGATCACCGACGAGTCGCCAGCGGGCGAGCGCGAGCGGCCGCTGCTCACGCACGACGACGTGGAGTAG
- a CDS encoding ABC transporter substrate-binding protein yields MTNATVDFQLNWEPNGFQAPYFLARDRGFYEDEGLDVRFVEGHGSPFAAEQAAKGRAEFALAGASAVLSIQSRGLDPLAVAAVTGKTPAAIYTFRDEFGEALTDPDQLRGCTIAPSATKTRILTAQLLEDEGISDEVDLLGVDDHTHHRVQHKLLDGRVDAAVGVVTNGYELEAEHDRQADELPIGDHLGVYGMMLVTSPEFASEEPETVRSFLRATARGWEAATTDPDAAIDVLVERNATLERNRPVEQRKFETAATDLQFTDRTRSEGWGLHDGERWQTLGQTLTETDLLEGEIDPDAVWTNEFIDTEDDVIGNYAERVGESAETEAEPRT; encoded by the coding sequence ATGACGAACGCGACTGTGGACTTCCAGCTCAACTGGGAACCTAACGGCTTTCAGGCTCCCTACTTCCTCGCACGTGACCGCGGCTTCTACGAGGACGAAGGCCTCGACGTACGGTTCGTCGAAGGCCACGGCTCGCCCTTCGCTGCCGAGCAGGCCGCGAAGGGACGTGCCGAGTTCGCTCTCGCGGGCGCGAGCGCCGTGCTCTCGATCCAGAGCCGCGGCCTCGACCCGCTCGCCGTCGCCGCCGTCACCGGGAAGACGCCAGCCGCGATCTACACCTTCCGGGACGAGTTCGGCGAGGCGCTGACCGACCCCGACCAACTTCGGGGCTGCACCATCGCGCCGTCGGCGACCAAGACGAGGATTCTGACGGCGCAGCTACTCGAGGACGAGGGCATCAGCGACGAAGTCGACCTGCTCGGCGTCGACGACCACACCCACCACCGCGTCCAGCACAAACTGCTCGACGGGCGCGTCGACGCCGCCGTCGGCGTCGTGACGAACGGCTACGAACTCGAGGCCGAGCACGACCGACAGGCCGACGAACTCCCGATCGGGGACCACCTCGGCGTCTACGGCATGATGCTCGTCACGAGTCCCGAATTCGCCAGCGAGGAGCCCGAGACGGTCCGCTCGTTCCTGCGAGCGACGGCCCGTGGCTGGGAAGCCGCGACGACCGATCCCGACGCGGCGATCGACGTGCTCGTCGAGCGAAACGCGACACTCGAGCGGAATCGCCCGGTCGAGCAGCGCAAGTTCGAGACGGCGGCGACCGACCTCCAGTTCACTGACCGTACTCGATCGGAGGGCTGGGGACTGCACGACGGCGAGCGCTGGCAGACGCTTGGGCAGACGCTCACGGAGACGGACCTCCTCGAGGGCGAGATTGATCCCGACGCGGTCTGGACGAACGAGTTCATCGACACCGAGGACGACGTGATCGGAAACTACGCAGAACGTGTCGGCGAGTCAGCGGAGACGGAAGCAGAACCGCGGACCTGA